The following coding sequences are from one Phycisphaeraceae bacterium window:
- a CDS encoding ABC transporter permease → MTDFTIILRSLTSRLFSTLTTVITVAVAVGLMLVLLSMRDSGRRAFERGSGSMHLIVSRDASPMVSVLNGVFYANPPPRSIDWAKYNQIAGGFPLDFAVPIQQGDSYRGYPVLATTREFFTLFRPDEAEPWSFAHGRAFDKPFEVVVGSQVARATGLRVGDTILLSHGIAQSRDLGSGSDAMKPHVHSDYKYTVVGVLDPTGSAHDRALFTDLNSTWIIHAHDRRLREDPRAGPTTIDDLADSDRQITGIYLRAQTRPGSNVSAVLPQVFDALRRDTSIVVASPRQQIDSLFKIIGNIDQILLAMAAVVMVSSAISIMLALYNSMDQRRRQIAVLRVLGCTRFRIFGLVVTESVLIGLLGSAAGLALCFVGVRLVAGVMKERLGLVIDPILDPRTAIAVLAGAVLLAALAGIVPAITAYRTSVARNLRPIG, encoded by the coding sequence ATGACCGACTTTACCATCATCCTCCGCAGCCTCACCTCGCGGCTGTTCTCCACGCTGACCACGGTCATCACCGTGGCCGTCGCCGTCGGGCTCATGCTCGTGCTGCTGAGCATGCGGGACTCGGGCCGCCGCGCGTTCGAGCGGGGCAGCGGCTCCATGCACCTGATCGTCTCCCGCGACGCCAGCCCCATGGTCAGCGTCCTCAACGGCGTCTTCTACGCCAACCCACCGCCCCGCTCGATCGACTGGGCCAAGTACAACCAGATCGCCGGCGGATTCCCGCTCGACTTCGCCGTTCCCATCCAGCAGGGGGACTCCTACCGCGGCTACCCGGTCCTCGCCACCACCCGCGAGTTCTTCACCCTCTTCCGGCCCGACGAAGCCGAGCCCTGGTCGTTCGCCCACGGCCGGGCGTTCGACAAGCCCTTCGAGGTCGTCGTGGGCTCTCAGGTCGCGCGAGCCACCGGCCTTCGCGTCGGCGACACCATCCTGCTCAGCCACGGCATCGCGCAGTCGCGGGACCTCGGCTCGGGCTCCGATGCGATGAAGCCCCACGTCCACAGCGACTACAAGTACACCGTCGTCGGCGTCCTCGATCCCACCGGCTCCGCCCACGACCGCGCGCTGTTCACCGACCTGAACAGCACCTGGATCATCCACGCCCACGACCGGCGCCTCCGCGAGGACCCGCGCGCCGGCCCGACCACCATCGACGACCTCGCCGACTCCGACCGCCAGATCACCGGAATCTACCTCCGCGCCCAGACCCGCCCGGGCTCCAATGTCTCCGCCGTCCTGCCCCAGGTCTTCGATGCGCTCCGGCGCGACACCTCCATCGTCGTCGCGTCCCCCCGCCAGCAGATCGACAGTCTCTTCAAGATCATCGGCAACATCGACCAGATCCTCCTCGCCATGGCCGCCGTCGTCATGGTCTCCAGCGCCATCTCCATCATGCTCGCCCTCTACAACTCCATGGACCAGCGACGCCGCCAGATCGCCGTCCTCCGTGTCCTGGGGTGCACCCGCTTCCGCATCTTCGGCCTGGTCGTCACCGAGTCCGTCCTGATCGGCCTCCTCGGCTCCGCGGCGGGCCTGGCCCTCTGCTTCGTCGGCGTCCGCCTCGTCGCGGGCGTCATGAAGGAGCGGCTCGGCCTCGTGATCGACCCGATCCTCGACCCGCGCACCGCGATCGCCGTCCTCGCGGGCGCCGTGCTCCTGGCCGCCCTCGCGGGCATCGTCCCCGCCATCACCGCCTACCGCACCTCGGTGGCTCGCAACCTGCGGCCCATCGGCTGA